A window of Maniola jurtina chromosome W, ilManJurt1.1, whole genome shotgun sequence contains these coding sequences:
- the LOC123879803 gene encoding uncharacterized protein LOC123879803, translating into MSVRANWSQFRVKLQWLLDSADLIDRPDHSRRLSVRLLTVNSEFMNLENSYQRILELVDEGVPAEREIVLGARADYARALEAFDRLMSIKLEEAPANSSSSTVNARSEVADLDALLSRLPALRLPSFAGEMDQWVGFNNLFDSLVDKRSDLSPAQKLAYLMSCLSGEPRGLVQHLKIADEGYSIARDLLMKRYQNTRRLGDVHVDQILKLPTISGRLSGLRSQFLNPLIMAVNQLERLGFPVSEWSFILLHICLSKLPASLKSRFEQKFGCESDTIPKYSDLVEFLETECRLIECANLESTNQYDCNNSRQAKPARRSVHYAAAEVKQPCICCGDSKHLSLTVCPEFKSMSPFARKDFVDKERLCFHCLGNHSYRDCRRELHCSCGSTKHHPMLCFNRSGVQQRHNSNNNRSSAERSTPRTGGGFRQQSNVGRVKSPRDLLPAQRTSSPSRRREEQRDDSRNGNRSDRPRYGRSDERNESGRRDDDRALLYSPTRR; encoded by the coding sequence ATGTCTGTCAGAGCGAATTGGTCCCAGTTTAGGGTTAAGCTACAATGGTTGTTGGACAGCGCGGACCTTATAGATAGGCCTGACCATTCAAGGCGCTTATCAGTACGACTTCTGACTGTGAATTCGGAGTTCATGAATTTGGAAAACTCATATCAGCGCATCCTTGAGTTGGTGGATGAGGGTGTTCCAGCTGAGAGGGAAATAGTTCTGGGAGCCCGCGCAGATTATGCACGTGCTTTAGAAGCTTTTGATAGACTAATGTCGATTAAGTTAGAAGAGGCTCCGGCAAATTCTAGCAGTTCTACGGTAAATGCTAGATCGGAGGTCGCCGATCTGGACGCGCTGCTGTCACGTTTGCCAGCCCTTCGGCTTCCGTCCTTTGCTGGGGAGATGGAccaatgggtggggtttaacAATCTATTTGATAGTCTGGTCGATAAACGTTCAGATTTGTCACCGGCACAGAAACTGGCATACTTGATGTCGTGTTTATCCGGTGAACCCCGTGGATTGGTCCAACACCTCAAGATTGCGGATGAAGGATATAGTATTGCCCGTGATCTTTTAATGAAACGGTATCAGAACACTCGGCGTTTAGGTGACGTACACGTTgaccaaattttaaaattacctactatttcgGGTCGGCTTAGCGGTCTTCGGTCACAATTTTTAAATCCACTGATTATGGCGGTTAATCAATTAGAGCGTCTCGGTTTTCCTGTTTCGGAATGGTCGTTTATACTTTTACATATATGTCTATCAAAATTACCAGCGTCACTTAAATCTCGTTTTGAACAAAAATTTGGTTGCGAATCGGATACCATACCTAAATATTCGGACTtagttgaatttttagaaacggAATGCCGCTTAATCGAGTGCGCGAATTTGGAATCAACAAATCAGTATGACTGTAACAATTCGAGGCAAGCGAAGCCCGCTCGCAGATCGGTTCATTATGCCGCTGCTGAAGTAAAGCAGCCGTGTATATGCTGTGGGGATTCGAAACATTTGAGCTTAACAGTTTGTCCGGAGTTTAAATCCATGTCGCCTTTTGCACGGAAAGATTTTGTAGACAAGGAACGTCTATGTTTCCACTGTCTGGGGAACCACAGCTACCGCGATTGCCGTCGGGAGCTTCATTGCAGCTGTGGAAGCACTAAGCATCACCCGATGCTATGTTTTAATCGGTCGGGGGTGCAACAGCGACATAACAGTAATAATAATCGGAGCTCGGCCGAGCGGTCAACCCCTCGCACGGGCGGGGGCTTTCGGCAGCAATCTAACGTCGGAAGGGTCAAGTCACCTCGCGATCTTTTACCCGCTCAACGTACCTCATCTCCTTCACGACGACGTGAGGAGCAGCGAGATGACTCACGTAATGGAAATCGTAGTGACAGGCCTCGGTACGGGCGTTCTGATGAGCGGAATGAGAGTGGTAGGAGAGATGACGATCGTGCTCTCCTCTATTCCCCTACCAGACGCTAG
- the LOC123879922 gene encoding uncharacterized protein LOC123879922, with product MWISLVQRDSFGAEIEKVRKGQTLKGHLKRLNPFIDSDGLLRVGGRLQHSDLPYEARHPLLLPKSGHFIDLLISDSHLKNSHVGPNALLAILQRDYWILSARRAVRKITFKCISCYKLKGLTTQPLMGDLPKDRVLAARPFQGVGTDFAGPFYVKSHKLRNPGVTKAYLCVFVCLATKSVHLELVSDLSSEAFIACLSRMTSRRGFPAIIRSDCGSNYKSSDRYLKEVFQFLEQNQSQIGHDLARRGITWIFDPPACPSWGGLFEAAVKSAKTHLKRTIGETTLTFEELSTVFCKIEAVLNSRPLCPLSSDPNDLEVLTPGHFLIGQPLTALPEYPFQDEKTYKLSRFQLLQQLSQRIWHRWHLEYLHTLQQRLKWTDPAVPPKVGDLVLLKEDNAPPLQWRRGRIVALYPGKDGVVRLADVRVAKGTVLQRAISKLSRLPLD from the coding sequence ATGTGGATCTCTCTTGTGCAGAGGGATAGTTTCGGTGCAGAGATTGAGAAAGTTCGGAAAGGCCAAACCTTGAAGGGGCATTTGAAACGTCTCAACCCCTTCATTGACTCGGACGGACTCCTTCGTGTTGGAGGACGCCTTCAACATTCGGACTTACCTTATGAAGCCAGACATCCATTGTTGCTTCCTAAATCGGGACATTTTATTGATCTGTTAATTTCGGATTCGCATTTGAAAAATTCACATGTAGGCCCAAACGCTCTTTTAGCCATATTACAACGGGACTATTGGATTCTCTCGGCCAGAAGAGCGGTAAGAAAAATCACATTCAAATGCATTTCGTGCTACAAATTAAAGGGACTCACAACCCAACCCTTGATGGGAGATCTGCCTAAAGACCGCGTTTTAGCGGCTAGACCCTTTCAAGGCGTGGGAACCGACTTCGCAGGTCCATTTTATGTAAAGTCTCATAAGTTGCGGAATCCAGGGGTCACCAAGGCCTATTTGTGCGTATTTGTATGCCTGGCCACTAAGTCCGTCCATTTAGAATTAGTTTCGGATTTGTCTTCGGAGGCCTTTATCGCCTGTCTCTCTCGCATGACCTCGCGACGCGGTTTTCCAGCGATCATTAGGTCAGATTGTGGGTCAAATTATAAGAGCAGTGACAGATATTTAAAGGAAGTTTTCCAATTTTTGGAACAAAATCAATCACAAATCGGTCATGATTTAGCTCGGCGCGGTATAACCTGGATCTTCGATCCTCCCGCGTGCCCGTCGTGGGGCGGTTTATTTGAGGCGGCCGTAAAGTCGGCCAAGACGCATTTAAAACGTACTATTGGGGAAACAACTTTGACCTTCGAGGAACTTAGTACGGTTTTCTGCAAAATCGAAGCAGTCTTGAACTCACGGCCTTTGTGCCCTCTGTCTTCGGACCCAAATGACCTAGAGGTTCTGACCCCAGGTCATTTTCTTATCGGACAACCGCTAACAGCGCTTCCAGAGTACCCCTTTCAGGATGAAAAGACGTATAAATTATCTCGCTTTCAGTTGCTACAGCAACTATCTCAAAGAATTTGGCATCGGTGGCATTTGGAATATCTTCACACCCTACAACAGCGATTGAAGTGGACTGACCCAGCTGTCCCACCTAAAGTTGGGGATTTAGTTTTACTAAAAGAGGACAATGCGCCACCTCTTCAATGGCGCCGCGGTCGGATAGTAGCGTTGTATCCTGGGAAGGACGGCGTGGTCAGGCTCGCAGATGTACGGGTAGCGAAGGGTACAGTTTTGCAACGGGCAATCTCCAAATTGTCTCGTTTGCCCTTAGATTAG